The following coding sequences lie in one Capsicum annuum cultivar UCD-10X-F1 chromosome 5, UCD10Xv1.1, whole genome shotgun sequence genomic window:
- the LOC107871328 gene encoding glutathione S-transferase DHAR2-like translates to MGVEICVKAAVGAPNVLGDCPFSQRALLTLEEKKVPYKMILINVSDKPKWFLEVNPEGKVPVINFGDKWIPDSDVIVALLEEKYPNPSLVTPPEFASVGSKIFPTFVSFLKSKDSSDGTEQALLDELNALEEHLKAHGPYVNGQNICSVDLSLAPKLYHLQVALGHFKKWSVPESLSHVHNYMKLLFERESFQKTKAAEEYVIAGWAPKVNP, encoded by the exons ATGGGTGTTGAAATCTGTGTTAAGGCTGCTGTTGGTGCACCTAATGTTCTTGGAGACT GTCCCTTTAGCCAAAGGGCACTTCTGACATTGGAGGAAAAGAAAGTGCCTTACAAGATGATCTTGATCAATGTTAGTGACAAGCCCAAATG GTTCTTGGAGGTGAACCCAGAAGGGAAAGTTCCGGTGATCAATTTTGGTGACAAATGGATCCCTGATTCCGATGTCATTGTTGCGCTTCTTGAAGAGAAATACCCAAATCCCTCTCTCGTTACTCCCCCTGAATTTGCCTCTGT GGGCTCGAAAATATTTCCTACGTTCGTCTCATTTCTGAAGAGCAAGGATTCTAGTGACGGTACCGAGCAAGCTCTGCTAGATGAATTAAACGCTTTGGAAGAGCATCTCAAGGCTCAT GGACCATATGTCAACGGGCAGAATATTTGTTCAGTTGATTTGAGCTTGGCCCCAAAACTGTACCATCTCCAGGTGGCTCTTGGCCACTTCAAGAAGTGGAGTGTGCCTGAAAGCTTGAGTCACGTGCATAATTACATGAAG TTGCTCTTCGAGCGTGAGTCTTTCCAGAAAACCAAGGCTGCAGAAGAGTATGTCATCGCCGGGTGGGCTCCTAAGGTCAATCCATGA